Proteins from a genomic interval of Dama dama isolate Ldn47 chromosome 1, ASM3311817v1, whole genome shotgun sequence:
- the LOC133055005 gene encoding olfactory receptor 51M1-like has product MPAQYPLHPHIMLLSNLTQFSPMLYLTGFPGLETIEHWIFIFFFLMYLVAISGNCFILIIIKINPRLHTPMYYLLSFLAFTDLGLSVSTLPTTMGLFWFKSHGIYFGACQIQMFCIHSFSFMESSVLLVMSFDRFVAICYPLRYMVIITGQRVVSVGLIVILRGPVALIPIVLLLKAFPYCGARVLSHSFCLHQEVIHLACTDTTFNNLYGLSLVVFTVMLDLVLIALSYGVILHTVARLASKEEQLRAFQTCTSHLCAVLVFFVPMMGLSLIHRFGKHAPPAVHLLMANVYLFVPPMLNPIIYSIKTKEIRRVISKLLG; this is encoded by the coding sequence ATGCCAGCCCAATATCCCCTCCATCCTCACATCATGCTCCTGTCCAACCTCACACAGTTCAGTCCCATGCTCTACCTCACTGGCTTTCCCGGATTGGAAACCATTGAGCACTGGATCTTCATCTTCTTTTTCCTTATGTACCTCGTGGCCATCTCAGGCAACTGCTTCATCCTGATAATTATTAAGATCAACCCTCGCTTGCACACGCCCATGTACTATCTACTCTCCTTTCTGGCCTTCACTGACCTGGGCCTGTCAGTGTCCACCTTGCCCACTACTATGGGACTCTTTTGGTTCAAGTCCCATGGCATCTACTTTGGAGCCTGCCAAATCCAGATGTTCTGTATCCACTCCTTTTCCTTCATGGAGTCCTCGGTGCTCCTTGTCATGTCCTTTGATCGGTTTGTGGCCATCTGTTATCCCCTGAGATACATGGTCATTATCACTGGCCAAAGAGTGGTCAGCGTAGGCCTCATTGTCATTCTGCGGGGACCCGTGGCTCTCATTCCCATTGTTCTCCTCCTGAAGGCTTTTCCTTATTGTGGGGCTCGAGTCCTCTCCCACTCTTTCTGCCTGCACCAGGAGGTGATACACTTGGCCTGCACAGACACTACCTTCAACAACCTGTATGGGCTGTCATTGGTGGTCTTTACTGTGATGCTGGACCTGGTGCTCATTGCCCTGTCCTACGGGGTCATCCTGCACACAGTGGCAAGACTGGCCTCCAAAGAGGAGCAGCTCCGAGCCTTCCAAACATGCACCTCACACCTCTGTGCTGTGCTGGTATTCTTTGTACCGATGATGGGGCTGTCCTTGATTCACCGCTTTGGGAAGCATGCTCCACCTGCTGTCCACCTTCTTATGGCCAATGTCTACCTCTTTGTGCCTCCCATGCTTAATCCAATCATATATAGTATTAAGACCAAGGAGATTCGCCGTGTCATCAGCAAGCTCCTGGGTTAA